The sequence TTTATGTATATGTTCTTAGTTTCATGCAcagttgattttgattttcttggttTTGATGGGTGCAGCTTTAGTCCCTCTTGAAGAATTCAGAGAGATCAATTATTCGAAGCAGTATGGCCTCTCTCGGGATCCTGAGgttcttgattttcttgataCTGTGTCCAGGACCAAAGGGGTATGTACATCATCAtccccctctctctctctctctctctgaaATTTAGAAGCTATACATATGTATGAAAGTGGTCTACTGGCACAGGCTAAGGTGGTGGCAAAGGTTTACTGGGGAGATCCAAGGGAGAAGTTGTGTGATGCTGTGGATGATCTTAAGCTCGATTCACTTGTCATTGGAAGCAGAGGCTTAGGCCCTATTAAAAGGTAATAATTGCTTCTCATATTAATGActcttttcttaattcttttccagttacaaaagaaaaagaagagcttgaatttgagaatttattcaaattaagaCATGTAACTACCTACATACAAAATCAAACATTCAGGATCAAATTCTATAGAGatgaaattttatcaaattctcTGTTGACCCAGATACATATTGACATGACAGGGAATTACTTGGAAGTGTGAGCAACTATGTGGTGACAAATGCTTCATGCCCAGTTACTGTGGTTAAGGGTGCACAATCATCCAAGCCATAATACTATTTTAAGTGACAATCTCCATGGCAGAGACAGAATTATGCAGATTACTGCCAAATCACTGCATATGCTGTGAGGTTCATCAATGTGCGTTTGGTACAGATTTGGTCT comes from Ricinus communis isolate WT05 ecotype wild-type chromosome 5, ASM1957865v1, whole genome shotgun sequence and encodes:
- the LOC8258739 gene encoding universal stress protein PHOS32, which gives rise to MEKACTVGIAMDYSPTSKAALRWAAENLIDSGDMVVLIQVQPPKADHTRKQLFEATGSPLVPLEEFREINYSKQYGLSRDPEVLDFLDTVSRTKGAKVVAKVYWGDPREKLCDAVDDLKLDSLVIGSRGLGPIKRELLGSVSNYVVTNASCPVTVVKGAQSSKP